In Myxococcales bacterium, a single genomic region encodes these proteins:
- a CDS encoding MaoC family dehydratase, with protein MAHASAPRGHYFEDFQIGQRFQHATPRTLHGGDLALYIALTGDRRPLSSSTEFARSLGFAREVAHDLLAFHVVFGKTVGDISHNAVANLGYARVLFGRPVYPGDTLTAETEVIGLRELSDGKRGIVYVASRGLNQKGQDVVSFIRWVMVPKRDPAATLPAAVVPTLPDAVTAAQLPVPEALNLTRFRDLRWATGGTRAWGDYEVGERIEHGGGMTIEDADHMTATRLYQNSARVHFDGHGAARTGGRRLVYGGHVVSVAHALSWAGLENVLRIAAWNSGSHVNPTYGGDTIYAWTDVVERAELPGRTDVGALRLRLCAVKNVDPTVEPVALEVEGEGGKRGYDPRVVLALDYWGLIPR; from the coding sequence ATGGCCCACGCCTCGGCCCCCCGCGGGCACTACTTCGAAGACTTCCAGATCGGGCAGCGCTTCCAGCACGCCACGCCGCGCACCCTGCACGGCGGTGATCTGGCCCTCTATATCGCCCTCACCGGAGATCGCCGACCGCTGTCGTCGTCGACCGAGTTCGCGCGCAGCCTCGGGTTCGCGCGCGAGGTCGCGCACGATCTGCTCGCCTTCCACGTGGTCTTCGGCAAGACCGTCGGGGACATCTCGCACAACGCGGTCGCCAACCTCGGCTACGCCCGGGTGCTGTTCGGGCGCCCGGTCTACCCCGGCGACACGCTGACCGCCGAGACCGAGGTCATCGGCCTGCGCGAGCTGTCCGACGGCAAGCGCGGCATCGTCTACGTCGCCAGCCGCGGGCTCAACCAGAAGGGCCAGGACGTGGTGTCGTTCATCCGCTGGGTGATGGTGCCCAAGCGCGATCCGGCCGCCACGCTCCCCGCCGCGGTGGTGCCGACCCTGCCCGACGCGGTGACCGCCGCGCAGCTGCCGGTGCCCGAGGCGCTCAACCTGACCCGGTTCCGGGATCTGCGCTGGGCCACCGGCGGGACCCGCGCCTGGGGCGACTACGAGGTCGGCGAGCGCATCGAGCACGGCGGCGGCATGACGATCGAGGACGCCGATCACATGACCGCGACCCGGCTGTACCAGAACAGCGCGCGCGTGCACTTCGACGGCCATGGCGCCGCGCGCACCGGCGGGCGCCGCCTGGTCTACGGCGGGCACGTCGTCAGCGTCGCCCACGCGCTGTCGTGGGCGGGCCTCGAGAACGTGCTGCGGATCGCCGCGTGGAACAGCGGCAGCCACGTCAACCCGACCTACGGCGGCGACACGATCTACGCCTGGACCGACGTGGTCGAGCGGGCCGAGCTGCCCGGCCGCACCGACGTCGGCGCGCTGCGGCTGCGGCTGTGCGCCGTCAAGAACGTCGATCCCACGGTCGAGCCGGTGGCGCTCGAGGTCGAGGGCGAGGGCGGCAAGCGCGGCTACGACCCGCGGGTCGTGCTCGCGCTCGACTACTGGGGCCTGATCCCGCGGTAG
- a CDS encoding sigma-70 family RNA polymerase sigma factor — protein sequence MAEDESELLTRARGGDRSAFGALVRLYQRRVYAAALHVTGNHSDAEDVAQETFVRAYRGLASFDGRADFFTWLYRITINTALNRLRSGKRARALADAGAAEVAQLGGKPEDLGTPRYAPDEQAALGQEVRTVLTAVAELSPTLRVTLLLATVEGLSHKQIAAVLDVPEGTVAWRVNEARRLLRERLARTPADRDS from the coding sequence ATGGCAGAGGACGAATCCGAGCTACTCACCCGCGCCCGCGGGGGAGACCGCTCTGCCTTCGGGGCGCTCGTGCGCCTCTACCAACGACGCGTGTACGCCGCAGCCCTCCACGTCACCGGGAACCACAGCGACGCCGAAGACGTCGCCCAGGAGACGTTCGTGCGCGCCTACCGCGGGCTCGCCAGCTTCGACGGCCGCGCCGACTTCTTCACCTGGCTGTACCGCATCACCATCAACACCGCCCTCAACCGGCTGCGCTCGGGCAAGCGCGCCCGGGCCCTGGCCGACGCGGGCGCCGCCGAGGTGGCGCAGCTGGGCGGCAAGCCCGAGGATCTGGGCACGCCGCGCTACGCTCCCGACGAGCAGGCCGCGCTCGGGCAGGAGGTCCGCACCGTCCTGACCGCCGTCGCGGAGCTGTCGCCGACCCTGCGGGTCACGTTGCTGCTGGCCACGGTCGAGGGCCTGAGCCACAAGCAGATCGCGGCCGTGCTCGACGTGCCCGAGGGCACGGTGGCGTGGCGGGTCAACGAGGCTCGCCGGCTCCTGCGCGAGCGCCTGGCGCGAACGCCAGCCGACCGTGACTCCTGA
- a CDS encoding PspA/IM30 family protein has product MGLFTRMKDGVKSKANAALDKAIDPAKEVELTILELEEQRKAALAELISYKATAKQMEQEQAKFEERAATWEKRAMIAVKAGDDDAAKTALREQKAARIEAAKIRRDRDEAASYAIQLNKSRKEFETKLQILKLKKGTLATQIASARSAGGDAFGHDGAVWDKFAAAESRIEDEAIATEVDAAMRGEQEATAALEASIASLPAGAASGDDALAAIKAKVAAEREARAQRLAAATGKGLPAGKPEPKG; this is encoded by the coding sequence ATGGGCCTGTTCACCCGGATGAAAGACGGCGTCAAGTCCAAGGCCAACGCCGCCCTCGACAAGGCCATCGACCCCGCCAAGGAGGTCGAGCTGACGATCCTCGAGCTCGAGGAGCAGCGCAAGGCCGCGCTGGCCGAGCTGATCTCGTACAAGGCCACCGCCAAGCAGATGGAGCAGGAGCAGGCCAAGTTCGAGGAGCGGGCCGCGACCTGGGAGAAGCGCGCGATGATCGCGGTCAAGGCCGGCGACGACGACGCCGCCAAGACCGCCCTGCGCGAGCAGAAGGCGGCGCGGATCGAGGCCGCGAAGATCCGGCGGGATCGCGACGAGGCCGCCAGCTACGCCATCCAGCTCAACAAGAGCCGCAAGGAGTTCGAGACCAAGCTGCAGATCCTCAAGCTCAAGAAGGGCACGCTCGCGACCCAGATCGCGTCGGCCCGCTCGGCCGGCGGGGACGCGTTCGGGCACGACGGCGCGGTCTGGGACAAGTTCGCGGCGGCCGAGAGCCGGATCGAGGATGAGGCCATCGCCACCGAGGTCGACGCGGCCATGCGCGGCGAGCAGGAGGCCACCGCCGCGCTCGAGGCGTCGATCGCCAGCTTGCCGGCCGGCGCGGCGAGCGGCGACGACGCCCTGGCGGCGATCAAGGCCAAGGTCGCGGCCGAGCGTGAGGCCCGGGCGCAGCGGCTCGCGGCGGCGACCGGCAAGGGCCTGCCGGCCGGCAAGCCGGAGCCGAAGGGATGA
- a CDS encoding sigma-54-dependent Fis family transcriptional regulator has product MSGTIVCVDDQAEVRRLLADVFKARGRDVQSFDDGELAIAWLAGHDAEMVVLDLDLGVGKRTGIEICKSLRAAHPDLPIIILTGHGTIDDAVLAVKAGAVDFLTKDPYLEDKLEISVDKVERILHHINERRRLEDENQALRATNERLRKLAGKRWQIVGDAPPVLAVLSKIEKVAPVPRPVLVLGPRGTGKELVARAIHTLSPRASEPFITINCAAVPENLLESELFGHEQGAFTGATKQKEGKFELADGGTLFLDEIGNMSMDFQAKILRVLEYQRFERVAGSESIQVNVRVIAATNADLRAAITAGTFRADLYDRLAFEVIALPPLAERMEDVPVLATYFLALFRQEVAGITVREITPEAYARLARYDYPGNVRELKNVVERAIYMAQGERLTAADVDGALPPEAHDDSGSRAAVVGFVDDPARPLVERVEAFEAFLCKDALERTRFVQKEAAAALGLSYDQFRQRYRKYGLGKE; this is encoded by the coding sequence GTGAGCGGCACGATCGTCTGCGTCGACGATCAGGCCGAGGTCCGGCGCCTGCTCGCGGACGTGTTCAAGGCCCGCGGCCGCGACGTCCAGAGCTTCGACGACGGCGAGCTGGCGATCGCGTGGCTGGCGGGCCACGACGCCGAGATGGTCGTGCTCGACCTCGACCTCGGCGTCGGCAAGCGCACCGGCATCGAGATCTGCAAGAGCCTGCGCGCCGCCCACCCCGATCTGCCGATCATCATCCTCACCGGCCACGGCACGATCGACGACGCGGTGCTGGCGGTGAAGGCCGGCGCGGTCGACTTCCTGACCAAGGACCCGTACCTCGAGGACAAGCTCGAGATCTCGGTCGACAAGGTCGAGCGCATCCTGCACCACATCAACGAGCGGCGCCGGCTCGAGGACGAGAACCAGGCGCTGCGCGCCACCAACGAGCGCCTGCGCAAGCTGGCCGGCAAGCGCTGGCAGATCGTCGGCGACGCGCCGCCGGTGCTGGCGGTGCTGTCGAAGATCGAGAAGGTCGCGCCGGTGCCGCGGCCGGTGCTGGTGCTGGGGCCGCGCGGCACCGGCAAGGAGCTGGTGGCCCGGGCCATCCACACGCTGTCGCCGCGGGCCAGCGAGCCGTTCATCACGATCAACTGCGCGGCCGTGCCCGAGAACCTGCTCGAGAGCGAGCTGTTCGGCCACGAGCAGGGCGCGTTCACCGGCGCCACCAAGCAGAAGGAGGGCAAGTTCGAGCTGGCCGACGGCGGCACCTTGTTCCTCGACGAGATCGGCAACATGTCGATGGACTTCCAGGCCAAGATCCTGCGCGTCCTCGAGTACCAGCGGTTCGAGCGCGTGGCCGGCTCGGAGTCGATCCAGGTCAACGTCCGGGTCATCGCCGCGACCAACGCCGACCTGCGGGCCGCGATCACCGCCGGCACGTTCCGCGCCGACCTCTACGACCGCCTGGCGTTCGAGGTGATCGCGCTGCCGCCGCTGGCCGAGCGCATGGAGGACGTGCCGGTGCTCGCGACGTACTTCCTGGCGCTGTTCCGCCAGGAGGTCGCCGGCATCACCGTCAGGGAGATCACGCCCGAGGCCTACGCGCGCCTGGCGCGCTACGACTATCCCGGGAACGTCCGCGAGCTGAAGAACGTCGTCGAGCGCGCCATCTACATGGCCCAGGGCGAGCGGCTGACCGCCGCCGACGTCGACGGCGCGCTGCCGCCCGAGGCCCACGACGACAGCGGCAGCCGCGCGGCCGTGGTCGGGTTCGTCGACGACCCGGCCCGGCCCCTGGTCGAGCGGGTCGAGGCGTTCGAGGCGTTCTTGTGCAAGGACGCCCTCGAGCGCACCCGGTTCGTGCAGAAAGAGGCCGCCGCCGCGCTCGGCCTGTCCTACGATCAGTTCCGCCAGCGCTACCGCAAGTACGGCCTCGGCAAGGAGTGA
- a CDS encoding sensor histidine kinase, with protein MTTLVELGNRYWALGLPAAARGALARAHAAADPRDAGPARRLAELALAVGDVAAARRHASEAAKRQPGAAARVLLGSAQLAAGELAAARMSFAAAIDATSATAALRARARLGLASVAEIERDGAGAAANVMAAHEDLLGAITAAATPLAQRLELIDRECALYEEVVARVVACGRSSDAEAAFVAAEAVAADAPVRLWRALLLAARIAHGERGLIDADIDTALAAEAAARPDSRVVRLRAIDRSLRRRAADPASRAAAIALLSELAGRLATEPGVEAVVEQARVWFLLATALADDPATRSQAEDAYRRGLRLRPGHAEAACRLALLILDRGDAEGALAEIERVLRIDAGYGLAWRNAARLADPSSPGLTDVVGRLLDAAAPGASGVAGSAAPRLVTAAAEVARGDVLAGVYAHGHRVKNVLGIIGSRTRSARKLADGELGERLRDLEREVMALYEEWAQYLRSMEATGPTVEVIAVAPLVHEVVAAAQARTQAVIEIHVAAAVPDLRGDRMLLREALVNLVHNAADAADKTHGNVTVSVRPIATTSAPAVEIVVADTGPGIPKAELPRIFVPGYTTKETGSGVGLTIAERVVTAHHGRILIDSEEGRGTVVIVVLPSDLGGFPGLGPLAPAGGRA; from the coding sequence ATGACCACGCTGGTCGAGCTCGGCAATCGCTACTGGGCGCTCGGGCTGCCGGCGGCCGCGCGCGGCGCGCTGGCCCGGGCCCACGCCGCCGCGGATCCGCGCGACGCCGGCCCCGCGCGGCGGCTGGCCGAGCTGGCCCTCGCCGTCGGCGACGTCGCGGCCGCCCGGCGCCACGCCAGCGAGGCGGCCAAGCGCCAGCCCGGCGCCGCGGCCCGGGTGCTCCTGGGCTCGGCGCAGCTCGCGGCCGGCGAGCTGGCCGCCGCGCGCATGTCGTTCGCCGCCGCGATCGACGCCACGTCGGCGACCGCGGCGCTGCGCGCGCGGGCGCGCCTGGGCCTGGCCAGCGTCGCGGAGATCGAGCGCGACGGCGCCGGCGCCGCCGCCAACGTGATGGCGGCCCACGAGGATCTGCTGGGCGCGATCACCGCCGCGGCCACGCCGCTGGCGCAGCGCCTCGAGCTGATCGATCGCGAGTGCGCGCTGTACGAGGAGGTCGTCGCGCGCGTGGTCGCGTGCGGTCGGTCGAGCGACGCCGAGGCCGCCTTCGTCGCCGCCGAGGCCGTCGCCGCGGACGCGCCGGTGCGGCTGTGGCGGGCGCTGCTCCTGGCCGCGCGGATCGCGCACGGCGAGCGCGGGCTGATCGACGCCGACATCGACACGGCGCTGGCGGCCGAGGCCGCGGCGCGGCCCGACTCGCGGGTGGTGCGCCTGCGCGCGATCGATCGCAGCCTGCGCCGGCGCGCGGCCGACCCCGCGAGCCGCGCCGCGGCGATCGCGCTCCTGTCCGAGCTGGCCGGACGCCTGGCGACCGAGCCCGGCGTCGAGGCCGTGGTCGAGCAGGCCCGGGTGTGGTTCCTGCTCGCGACCGCGCTCGCCGACGACCCCGCCACCCGCAGCCAGGCCGAGGACGCGTACCGCCGCGGCCTGCGCCTGCGCCCGGGCCACGCCGAGGCCGCGTGCCGGCTGGCGCTCTTGATCCTCGACCGCGGCGACGCCGAGGGCGCGCTGGCCGAGATCGAGCGCGTGCTGCGGATCGACGCCGGGTACGGCCTGGCGTGGCGCAACGCCGCGCGCCTGGCCGATCCGTCGAGCCCGGGGCTGACCGACGTGGTCGGGCGCCTGCTCGACGCGGCCGCGCCCGGCGCCAGCGGCGTGGCCGGCTCGGCCGCGCCCCGGCTGGTGACCGCCGCCGCCGAGGTCGCCCGCGGCGACGTGCTGGCCGGGGTCTACGCCCACGGCCACCGGGTCAAGAACGTGCTCGGCATCATCGGCTCGCGCACCCGCAGCGCGCGCAAGCTGGCCGACGGCGAGCTGGGCGAGCGCCTGCGCGATCTCGAGCGCGAGGTGATGGCGCTGTACGAGGAGTGGGCCCAGTACCTGCGCTCGATGGAGGCCACCGGCCCGACGGTCGAGGTGATCGCGGTGGCGCCGCTGGTGCACGAGGTCGTGGCCGCGGCCCAGGCGCGGACCCAGGCCGTGATCGAGATCCACGTCGCCGCCGCGGTGCCGGACCTGCGCGGCGATCGCATGCTCCTGCGCGAGGCGCTGGTCAACCTGGTCCACAACGCCGCCGACGCCGCCGACAAGACCCACGGCAACGTCACCGTGTCGGTGCGGCCGATCGCGACGACGTCGGCGCCGGCGGTCGAGATCGTCGTCGCCGACACCGGCCCCGGCATCCCCAAGGCCGAGCTGCCGCGGATCTTCGTGCCCGGCTACACGACCAAGGAGACCGGCTCCGGCGTCGGGCTCACGATCGCCGAGCGGGTCGTGACCGCGCACCACGGCCGCATCCTGATCGACAGCGAGGAGGGGCGGGGCACCGTCGTGATCGTCGTGTTGCCGTCGGACCTGGGCGGCTTCCCCGGGCTGGGCCCGCTGGCGCCGGCCGGAGGCCGCGCGTGA
- a CDS encoding HEAT repeat domain-containing protein encodes MKIRSVAPSNSAMQRRCPGRASRTLRHVAIVVALALVAVAAPGVAWADNVDVLIRDVKGGSDYKVRLSAVLALAKLGDQRGVPALVGALADGDKTVRGAAAVALGKVVTAATPATTRAQARTALEKLLARDSTDSVKKVAAKTLKKLDAIDAATITSPVTTGGVFVLVAEMASKAEPELKALAKKTAQTTLSRKAKEFMQTWPSGKAPTKKDLTSKKVSGFYLDGTVNEVTVKQKGASATVSCKISMLIASYPEKSIFAVLTGNASVAGSNDESDIALAKQDCVAAVIEDLVASKVVPTIRTKAAAP; translated from the coding sequence GTGAAGATCCGCTCGGTGGCACCGTCGAACTCGGCGATGCAACGTCGGTGTCCTGGCCGGGCGAGTCGAACGCTGCGCCACGTCGCGATCGTCGTCGCGCTGGCGCTGGTCGCGGTCGCGGCGCCCGGCGTCGCCTGGGCCGACAACGTCGACGTGCTGATCCGGGACGTCAAGGGCGGCTCGGACTACAAGGTCCGGCTGTCGGCGGTGCTGGCGCTGGCCAAGCTCGGCGATCAGCGCGGCGTGCCGGCGCTGGTCGGCGCGCTGGCTGACGGCGACAAGACCGTGCGCGGCGCGGCCGCGGTGGCGCTGGGCAAGGTGGTCACCGCCGCGACGCCGGCGACCACCCGGGCCCAGGCCCGGACCGCGCTCGAGAAGCTCCTGGCGCGCGACTCGACCGACTCGGTGAAGAAGGTGGCCGCGAAGACCTTGAAGAAGCTCGACGCGATCGACGCCGCCACGATCACGTCGCCGGTGACGACCGGCGGGGTCTTCGTCCTGGTCGCGGAGATGGCCTCGAAGGCCGAGCCCGAGCTCAAGGCCCTGGCCAAGAAGACCGCGCAGACCACCCTCTCCAGGAAGGCCAAGGAGTTCATGCAGACCTGGCCCAGCGGCAAGGCGCCGACCAAGAAGGACCTGACCAGCAAGAAGGTCTCGGGGTTCTACCTGGACGGCACCGTGAACGAGGTCACGGTCAAACAAAAAGGCGCGTCGGCCACGGTCTCCTGTAAGATCAGCATGCTGATCGCCTCCTACCCCGAGAAGAGCATCTTCGCCGTGCTTACCGGCAACGCCAGCGTGGCTGGATCCAATGACGAGTCCGACATCGCCCTCGCCAAGCAAGACTGCGTGGCCGCGGTGATCGAGGACCTCGTTGCGTCCAAGGTGGTCCCGACCATCCGGACCAAGGCGGCGGCCCCATGA
- a CDS encoding gamma carbonic anhydrase family protein, protein MSVVIPFAAHVPTIDPDAYLAEQSVVIGDVTIGAGSSIWFGTVIRGDMMPIRIGRDTSIQDNSVVHITGDVSGTTIGDRVTVGHRAIIHACTVEDDCLIGMGAIILDRARIGRGSVVGAGALITPGTEIPPGSFVLGAPAKVKRAVDDRERGWIASSAAHYVELARTYRDAQLARARAAGDRAKQ, encoded by the coding sequence ATGTCCGTCGTCATCCCGTTCGCTGCGCACGTCCCCACGATCGACCCCGACGCCTACCTCGCCGAGCAGAGCGTCGTGATCGGCGACGTCACCATCGGCGCCGGCTCGTCGATCTGGTTCGGCACGGTGATCCGCGGCGACATGATGCCGATCCGGATCGGCCGCGACACCTCGATCCAGGACAACTCGGTCGTCCACATCACCGGCGACGTCAGCGGCACGACGATCGGCGACCGGGTCACGGTCGGCCACCGCGCGATCATCCACGCGTGCACGGTCGAGGACGACTGCCTGATCGGCATGGGCGCGATCATCCTCGACCGCGCCCGGATCGGGCGCGGCAGCGTGGTAGGCGCAGGTGCGCTGATCACGCCAGGTACCGAGATCCCGCCGGGCAGCTTCGTGCTCGGCGCGCCCGCCAAGGTCAAGCGCGCCGTCGACGATCGCGAGCGCGGCTGGATCGCCTCGAGCGCGGCCCACTACGTCGAACTCGCGCGGACCTACCGCGACGCACAGCTGGCGCGCGCCCGCGCCGCAGGAGATCGCGCGAAGCAGTGA
- a CDS encoding PDZ domain-containing protein has product MRMVVALAIVGALAAPLAADEAGPTPWLGITYQQLGGGGAIVTEVHPGTPAAAAGLRRHDVLVSADGRPIRDLGQQIRDAEIGARFPLVIDRDGRRVLALPRLVARPTPDEILHLLLVGHDLPALPAFDEVGLTVRREAWRVGPMVVAVFDARCDACAVEIGGLVDELAARGVGEPVQVRALVLADSTVEFDALRALVPMPITAWRVERDAGSGLLGALDGGTDGAVLVTDRDGRIRYAAAVSSGALAHDGACQVVTALVAPR; this is encoded by the coding sequence ATGCGGATGGTCGTGGCCCTGGCGATCGTCGGCGCGCTGGCCGCGCCGCTGGCCGCCGACGAGGCGGGGCCGACGCCGTGGCTCGGCATCACCTACCAGCAGCTCGGTGGCGGCGGCGCGATCGTGACCGAGGTCCACCCCGGCACCCCGGCGGCCGCGGCTGGCCTGCGCCGGCACGACGTGCTCGTCAGCGCCGATGGCCGGCCGATCCGGGATCTCGGCCAGCAGATCCGTGACGCCGAGATCGGCGCCCGGTTCCCGCTGGTCATCGATCGCGACGGTCGCCGGGTGCTGGCGCTGCCGCGGCTGGTCGCCCGGCCGACGCCCGACGAGATCCTCCACCTGCTGCTGGTCGGCCACGACCTGCCGGCGCTGCCGGCGTTCGACGAGGTCGGCCTGACGGTGCGGCGCGAGGCCTGGCGCGTCGGGCCGATGGTGGTGGCGGTGTTCGACGCCCGGTGCGACGCCTGCGCGGTCGAGATCGGCGGGCTGGTCGACGAGCTGGCCGCCCGCGGCGTGGGCGAGCCGGTGCAGGTGCGGGCGCTGGTGCTGGCCGACTCGACGGTCGAGTTCGACGCGCTGCGGGCGCTGGTCCCGATGCCGATCACGGCGTGGCGGGTCGAGCGCGACGCCGGTTCGGGGCTGCTGGGCGCGCTCGACGGGGGCACGGACGGCGCGGTCCTGGTCACCGACCGCGACGGCCGCATCCGCTACGCCGCCGCGGTGTCGAGCGGCGCCCTGGCCCACGACGGTGCGTGCCAGGTGGTGACCGCGCTGGTCGCGCCGCGGTAG
- a CDS encoding NAD-dependent epimerase/dehydratase family protein encodes MRTLVTGAGGFIGSAVVRALLARGRSVRATLAPGEGADNLAGLDVEQVVVDVRDQAAVAAAVRGCDVVYHLAAIYSLWLPDPARIFEVNVEGTKNVLGAAAKAGVQRIVHTSSIAAIGVPAPGQLADERFTWNHWRGGDAYIRSKYLSDQDAQRFARDGAPVVIVCPAFPFGERDRGPTPTGRFIAEALAGRVPGYTDGGFCAVDVDDVAACHVLAEERGRIGERYIAGSHNVTYREFYGAVARIAGLRPIRRTLPGAAVVAGAWLLERWAERGGPPPRVTVKAARYALATVWYDCDKARRELGMPRTPLDATIAKAVAWFRAHPGP; translated from the coding sequence GTGCGGACCCTGGTCACCGGCGCGGGCGGCTTCATCGGCTCGGCCGTGGTGCGGGCGCTGCTGGCGCGGGGCCGGTCGGTGCGCGCGACCCTGGCGCCGGGTGAGGGCGCCGACAACCTCGCCGGGCTCGACGTCGAGCAGGTCGTCGTCGACGTGCGCGATCAGGCCGCCGTGGCCGCGGCCGTGCGCGGCTGCGACGTCGTCTACCACCTCGCGGCGATCTACAGCCTGTGGCTGCCCGACCCGGCCCGGATCTTCGAGGTCAACGTCGAGGGCACCAAGAACGTGCTGGGCGCCGCGGCCAAGGCCGGGGTCCAGCGGATCGTCCACACCAGCTCGATCGCGGCGATCGGCGTGCCGGCGCCGGGCCAGCTCGCCGACGAGCGGTTCACCTGGAACCACTGGCGCGGCGGCGACGCGTACATCCGCTCGAAGTACCTCTCGGATCAGGACGCCCAGCGGTTCGCCCGGGACGGCGCCCCGGTGGTGATCGTGTGTCCGGCGTTTCCGTTCGGCGAGCGCGATCGCGGGCCGACCCCGACCGGGCGCTTCATCGCCGAGGCCCTGGCCGGTCGGGTGCCCGGCTACACCGACGGCGGGTTCTGCGCGGTCGACGTCGACGACGTCGCCGCGTGCCACGTGCTGGCCGAGGAGCGCGGCCGGATCGGCGAGCGCTACATCGCCGGCAGCCACAACGTCACCTACCGCGAGTTCTACGGCGCGGTCGCGCGGATCGCCGGGCTGCGGCCGATCCGCCGCACGCTGCCGGGCGCGGCCGTCGTCGCCGGCGCCTGGCTGCTCGAGCGCTGGGCCGAGCGCGGCGGTCCGCCGCCCCGGGTCACGGTCAAGGCCGCGCGCTACGCGCTCGCGACCGTCTGGTACGACTGCGACAAGGCCCGGCGCGAGCTCGGCATGCCGCGGACGCCGCTCGACGCCACGATCGCCAAGGCGGTGGCGTGGTTCCGCGCCCACCCGGGGCCGTGA
- a CDS encoding PilZ domain-containing protein — protein sequence MLFPCVLASELYGETTVVVRNVSAGGMMVQSSEILPLGTVVTVHFRMSDCDDEIVAQAEVKHHLCLNFGAHGDEPQAARAMGLRFLDFDTELPLTLPGQRILH from the coding sequence ATGCTGTTCCCGTGCGTGCTCGCGAGCGAGCTGTACGGCGAGACCACGGTGGTCGTGCGCAACGTGTCGGCCGGCGGGATGATGGTGCAGTCGAGCGAGATCCTGCCGCTCGGCACGGTCGTCACGGTGCACTTCCGGATGAGCGACTGCGACGATGAGATCGTCGCGCAGGCCGAGGTGAAGCACCACCTGTGCCTCAACTTCGGCGCCCACGGCGACGAGCCTCAGGCGGCGCGGGCGATGGGGCTGCGGTTCCTCGACTTCGACACCGAGCTGCCGCTCACCCTCCCCGGTCAGCGGATCCTCCACTGA